A window of the Parambassis ranga chromosome 17, fParRan2.1, whole genome shotgun sequence genome harbors these coding sequences:
- the LOC114450445 gene encoding MARVEL domain-containing protein 2-like — translation MKTWSRTSKEPKHMSVVRSSNNMTTWVSHSPIPDNITDAGEDDSDSTGCSSSTPPYAAKDHSDKKGSMKDRLRSLLPHSWGGILQKRTKDSDSAGVQILPNGTRVSPPVSPLLEHRNWNESLGGSSQGSHKPLLRESPADNVFGQDPQEESLLTSIHPAEYYAEKLEVYNQKYSYLKSWPGLLRLLAGLQLLFGGMVFACVIAYIQKDSEWSNTYGLYNGVYNNGLGLSGYSYRGPMTPFILAVAGISWIITLCLLVMGLTMYYRTILLDAPWWPLTEAFINVALFLLYMAAGIVYLNDLNRGGLCYMTIGVNPILASLCRVDGGQMAGTAFIFINMTLYLGSFLVCLKMWRHEAARRVRQCLEDKPQEDFQQSIPLTPRKPKRISFKDEADKRLHEGVSNQHTLLSEVHKDPMSLNRAAASTYIPKVHVIADYIIKYPEISCVEDREKYKAVFNDQYQEYKDLHGDISITLSKFRELDATMGRLLKEGKSHEERQRIQSILKKYQQKKRDPAFQEKKERCDYLKAKLSHIKNRIRNFDEETTASGWTERHISSRTNKHNK, via the exons ATGAAAACCTGGAGCAGGACATCCAAGGAGCCAAAACATATGAGCGTGGTCAGGTCCTCCAACAACATGACCACATGGGTCAGCCACAGTCCCATACCAGATAACATTACTGATGCTGGTGAGGATGACTCTGACtccacaggctgctcctccagcactcCCCCTTATGCTGCAAAAGACCACAGTGACAAGAAAGGGAGCATGAAGGACAGGCTGAGATCTCTCCTCCCTCACTCATGGGGAGGCATCCTCCAAAAACGCACCAAGGACAGTGACTCTGCGGGAGTCCAGATCCTTCCCAATGGGACCAGAGTGAGTCCTCCTGTGAGTCCCCTGCTGGAGCACAGAAACTGGAATGAATCACTGGGAGGCTCCAGCCAGGGCTCCCATAAGCCTTTGTTAAGGGAGAGTCCTGCTGATAATGTGTTTGGTCAAGACCCACAAGAAGAGTCTCTGCTGACCAGCATCCACCCTGCAGAGTACTACGCCGAGAAGCTGGAGGTCTATAACCAGAAGTACTCCTACCTAAAGTCCTGGCCGGGGTTGCTCAGGCTTCTGGCTGGACTTCAGCTCCTCTTCGGCGGCATGGTCTTTGCATGCGTCATCGCCTACATTCAGAAAGACAGTGAGTGGTCCAACACCTACGGACTGTATAATGGTGTATATAACAACGGGCTCGGCCTGTCTGGGTACAGCTACAGGGGCCCCATGACTCCTTTCATCCTTGCCGTGGCTGGAATCTCTTGGATCATCACCCTGTGTCTCCTGGTGATGGGATTGACAATGTATTATCGCACCATCCTCCTTGatgccccctggtggcccctGACGGAGGCCTTCATCAACGTGGCTCTGTTCCTGCTCTACATGGCGGCAGGGATCGTATACCTGAACGACCTGAACCGCGGGGGGCTGTGCTACATGACGATAGGTGTGAACCCCATCCTAGCCAGCCTGTGTCGGGTTGATGGGGGCCAGATGGCAGGAAcagccttcatcttcatcaacatgacttTGTATCTTGGGAGCTTTCTGGTGTGTCTGAAGATGTGGAGGCATGAAGCTGCACGAAGGGTCAGGCAGTGCTTAGAGGACAAG cctCAGGAGGACTTTCAGCAGTCCATCCCACTGACACCCCGAAAACCCAAACGCATATCATTCAAGGATGAAGCTGATAAACGTCTGCATGAAGGGGTCAGCAATCAGCACACACTCCTCTCTGAGGTCCACAAGGACCCGATGAGTCTGAACCGAGCCGCAGCATCCACATACATCCCCAAAGTGCACGTCATCGCCGACTACATCAT AAAGTATCCGGAGATCAGCTgtgtggaggacagagagaagtATAAAGCTGTTTTCAACGACCAGTATCAGGAGTACAAAGACCTCCATGGAGACATCAGCATCACGCTCAGTAAGTTCAGAGAGCTGGACGCCACGATGGGACGGCTTCTTAAAGAGGGGAAAAGTCACGAG GAGCGACAGAGGATACAAAGCATTTTAAAGAAGTATCAACAGAAgaagaga GATCCTGCTTTccaggagaagaaagagcgctGTGACTACTTGAAAGCCAAATTAAGTCACATTAAGAACAGAATCCGCAATTTTGATGAGGAAACCACAGCCAGTGGATGGACGGAgagacacatcagcagcaggaccaacaaacacaacaaataa